A single window of Sphingobacterium sp. ML3W DNA harbors:
- the ccsA gene encoding cytochrome c biogenesis protein: protein MRKIWWKILAVVLISLVIIAGLLGPVPALFLLHETIRNVYFHVPMWFAMLFLYLISVIYSIKYLNTGKQEYDLLAVEAVNTGITFCLMGLATGMLWANITWGEPWPNDPKLNGSAIATLMYLAYLVLRNALEEEQKRAKISAVYNIFAFPIMVVLLYILPKLTDSLHPGSGGNTAFSNLDMNNQLRPVFYTSIIGWILIGSWMCSLRYRMRLIESKQNEIN from the coding sequence ATGAGAAAAATTTGGTGGAAAATTTTAGCAGTAGTCTTAATTTCATTGGTCATAATTGCAGGTCTACTTGGACCAGTACCTGCCTTATTCCTTCTTCATGAAACCATCCGAAATGTTTATTTCCATGTCCCGATGTGGTTCGCGATGCTTTTCCTTTATTTAATATCTGTTATCTACAGTATCAAATACCTCAACACGGGTAAACAAGAATATGATTTATTAGCGGTAGAGGCAGTGAATACTGGGATTACATTTTGCTTAATGGGCTTAGCCACGGGAATGCTTTGGGCTAATATTACTTGGGGTGAACCATGGCCTAATGACCCTAAATTAAATGGATCCGCAATTGCAACTCTTATGTACCTCGCTTATCTGGTGTTAAGAAATGCACTGGAAGAGGAACAGAAAAGAGCAAAAATATCAGCAGTCTATAATATTTTCGCTTTCCCTATCATGGTAGTATTGCTTTATATCTTACCAAAATTGACCGACTCCCTACACCCAGGAAGTGGTGGTAACACGGCATTCAGCAATTTAGACATGAACAATCAGTTACGCCCGGTATTCTATACGTCTATCATTGGCTGGATTTTAATTGGCTCTTGGATGTGCTCACTGCGCTACCGCATGCGCCTGATTGAAAGCAAACAAAATGAAATTAATTAA
- a CDS encoding heme exporter protein CcmB: protein MNLLQQVKTLIYKDATLEWRSKYAINSILLYVISTVFVCYQAFKSVDATIWNALFWIIMLFASINAINKSFVQESQQRQLYYYAIVSPRAIILSKIFYNMFIMALLAIIAFVTYSMVFRTPLGDPALYFFAVILGSISFASVFTMVSGITSKAGNNSTLMAILSFPVIIPLLIVLIKLSQNAMQGLDRAQSINEIVVLIAINIITITISLLLFPYLWRD, encoded by the coding sequence ATGAATTTACTACAACAGGTAAAAACTTTAATTTATAAAGATGCTACACTTGAATGGCGCTCTAAATACGCCATTAATAGCATTTTACTATATGTAATATCTACAGTATTTGTTTGCTACCAAGCATTCAAATCTGTAGATGCTACCATATGGAATGCCCTCTTTTGGATCATCATGCTTTTTGCATCAATCAATGCCATAAACAAAAGTTTTGTCCAAGAAAGCCAACAACGTCAGCTCTATTACTATGCTATTGTAAGCCCCAGAGCAATTATCCTTTCCAAAATCTTTTACAACATGTTTATAATGGCATTATTAGCTATTATTGCTTTTGTAACCTATTCTATGGTTTTTAGAACCCCATTAGGAGATCCTGCATTATATTTTTTCGCGGTCATTCTTGGTAGTATCAGTTTCGCATCTGTCTTCACGATGGTTTCGGGCATTACTTCAAAAGCCGGCAACAATAGTACCCTCATGGCCATCTTAAGTTTTCCGGTCATTATCCCCCTTCTTATCGTATTGATTAAGCTCTCGCAGAATGCAATGCAAGGATTGGACAGGGCGCAAAGTATAAATGAAATCGTCGTTTTAATTGCAATTAATATCATCACCATCACTATTTCTTTATTGTTATTTCCTTACCTTTGGCGTGATTAA
- a CDS encoding DUF6427 family protein — protein MIISQFRKYTPINILFLILIGFLLCFGVFIHLPERLTPILFEPALGNLLGKDGINTLSPQMNVMVTLGLTIIQATIINRVIGHFNLLGKPSFLVALMYLTLASLFLPFLVISPTLICNFISVWMLSKLLSLYRQHDIKALMFDLGMIVAIGSLIYFPFIIMFLLLWISLIIFRPFNWREWASPLLGFITIYFVLAVIYLWLGRFQDFYSIWLPLTNTFPTTISMEFHDYLVLIPIVFNLILFLAILKDNFFRSVVHIRKSFQLLFFMFILAFASFYWNKQITETHFLLCAPPLAIYMAYYFTHAKKKWIFESVYAIIILTILYFQFF, from the coding sequence ATGATTATCAGTCAATTTAGGAAATACACCCCCATCAATATCTTATTTTTAATCCTCATCGGATTTCTCCTATGTTTCGGTGTATTCATTCATCTACCTGAGCGTCTTACTCCTATTCTTTTTGAGCCTGCACTCGGCAACTTATTGGGGAAAGACGGAATCAACACCCTTTCTCCTCAAATGAATGTAATGGTGACTTTGGGCTTGACCATCATCCAGGCAACCATCATCAATCGTGTTATCGGTCACTTCAATTTATTGGGAAAACCTAGTTTCTTGGTTGCACTGATGTACCTCACTTTAGCGAGTTTGTTCTTACCTTTCTTGGTCATTTCTCCAACACTGATCTGTAACTTTATATCCGTTTGGATGTTGAGCAAGTTATTGAGTCTATACAGACAACATGATATCAAAGCGCTCATGTTCGACTTGGGCATGATAGTCGCCATAGGGAGTTTGATTTACTTCCCTTTTATTATCATGTTTCTATTACTTTGGATCAGTCTCATCATTTTTAGACCATTTAATTGGCGCGAATGGGCCTCTCCATTATTGGGGTTTATAACGATTTATTTTGTTCTCGCGGTAATCTACCTATGGTTAGGAAGATTTCAAGATTTTTACAGCATCTGGCTTCCATTGACCAACACGTTTCCGACCACAATCAGCATGGAATTCCATGATTACTTGGTTCTTATTCCCATTGTATTTAACTTGATTCTCTTTCTAGCAATTCTAAAAGATAATTTCTTCAGGAGCGTGGTCCATATTCGAAAATCATTTCAGCTTTTATTTTTCATGTTCATTTTGGCTTTCGCTTCATTCTACTGGAATAAACAAATCACAGAGACACATTTTTTGTTATGTGCTCCACCATTAGCGATATACATGGCTTATTATTTTACACATGCCAAGAAAAAATGGATTTTCGAGAGTGTTTATGCTATCATTATTTTAACAATTCTGTATTTTCAGTTTTTCTAA
- a CDS encoding CcmD family protein, whose translation MMTTLNIFAQGDIDMATGLRSSGKIYVVVLVMLVLFFGVAAYLFILDRKITRLEKRQDQK comes from the coding sequence ATGATGACTACATTGAACATCTTTGCACAAGGCGATATCGATATGGCAACTGGACTAAGAAGTTCAGGTAAAATATATGTTGTTGTCTTGGTTATGCTTGTATTGTTCTTTGGAGTAGCAGCTTATCTATTTATTTTAGATCGTAAAATAACACGATTAGAGAAACGTCAAGATCAAAAATAA